The proteins below are encoded in one region of Actinomycetes bacterium:
- a CDS encoding NAD(P)H-quinone oxidoreductase, with the protein MRAVVLTGAGGPEVMRWDQVPDPEPGPGEVLVDVVASAVNRADLLQRQGLYDPPPGTSPYLGLECSGRVAALGDGVEGWAAGDEVCALLTGGGYAEQVAVPAGQLLPLPTGVDLVAAAGLPEVTCTVWSNVFMLAGLRPGETLLVHGGGSGIGTMAIQLGRAMQARVAVTAGSPEKLARCHELGAEVLVDYHEQDFVEAVRVATDGRGADVVLDLIGAKYLARNVEVLATSGRLVVIGLQGGTRAELDLSLLMRKRAAVLATVLRARPPEEKAAVIASVREHVWPLVGSGTVHPVVDRVLPMAEAGEAHRVLEAGEAVGKVLLAT; encoded by the coding sequence GTGCGAGCCGTGGTGCTGACCGGAGCGGGTGGGCCCGAGGTGATGCGCTGGGACCAGGTTCCTGACCCGGAGCCCGGTCCGGGAGAGGTCCTGGTGGACGTCGTGGCGAGCGCCGTCAACCGGGCCGACCTCCTCCAGCGGCAGGGGCTGTACGACCCGCCGCCGGGCACCTCCCCCTACCTCGGTCTCGAGTGCTCGGGGCGGGTGGCCGCCCTCGGGGACGGCGTGGAGGGCTGGGCCGCGGGCGACGAGGTGTGCGCGCTGCTCACCGGCGGCGGGTACGCCGAGCAGGTGGCCGTGCCGGCCGGCCAGCTGCTGCCGCTGCCGACCGGGGTCGACCTGGTCGCCGCGGCCGGACTGCCGGAGGTGACCTGCACGGTGTGGTCCAACGTGTTCATGCTCGCCGGTCTGCGGCCGGGCGAGACGCTGCTGGTCCACGGCGGCGGGTCCGGCATCGGGACCATGGCCATCCAGCTCGGCCGCGCCATGCAGGCCCGGGTCGCCGTGACAGCGGGGTCACCGGAGAAGCTCGCACGCTGCCACGAGCTCGGCGCCGAGGTGCTGGTCGACTACCACGAGCAGGACTTCGTCGAGGCCGTGCGGGTGGCGACCGACGGCCGCGGCGCCGACGTCGTGCTGGACCTGATCGGCGCCAAGTACCTCGCCCGCAACGTCGAGGTCCTGGCCACCAGCGGCCGGCTGGTCGTCATCGGGCTGCAGGGCGGCACCAGGGCCGAGCTCGACCTGAGCCTGCTGATGCGCAAGCGGGCCGCGGTCCTGGCGACCGTGCTCCGCGCCCGGCCGCCGGAGGAGAAGGCGGCCGTCATCGCCTCGGTCCGCGAGCACGTGTGGCCGCTCGTCGGCTCCGGCACGGTGCACCCCGTGGTCGACCGGGTGCTGCCCATGGCCGAGGCCGGCGAGGCGCACCGGGTGCTCGAGGCCGGCGAGGCGGTCGGCAAGGTCCTGCTGGCGACCTAG